Proteins from a genomic interval of Trifolium pratense cultivar HEN17-A07 linkage group LG6, ARS_RC_1.1, whole genome shotgun sequence:
- the LOC123889852 gene encoding uncharacterized protein LOC123889852: MVDHQTVCCMCGDVGFPDKLFRCNKCRHRFQHSYCSNYYGELVEIEQCDWCQSEQKNNSRHTGSNSKKPVTEIVATTNRQEFSGEKIMKQHDRDESGSEKGKSPSPSPRTATRRYKLLKDVMC, translated from the exons ATGGTTGATCATCAAACTGTTTGTTGCATGTGTGGTGACGTTGGTTTTCCCGACAAGCTTTTCCGTTGCAACAAATGCCGCCATCGCTTCCAACACTC gtATTGTAGCAACTACTATGGAGAACTAGTGGAGATAGAACAGTGTGATTGGTGTCAAAGTGAACAGAAGAATAATTCAAGACATACTGGTTCCAATTCTAAGAAACCGGTAACTGAGATTGTCGCGACAACCAATCGTCAAGAATTTTCAGGTGAGAAAATCATGAAGCAACATGATCGTGACGAGAGTGGTTCCGAGAAAGGGAAGAGTCCTTCGCCATCACCACGAACGGCCACACGTAGGTACAAGCTTCTCAAGGACGTAATGTGTTAG
- the LOC123889853 gene encoding RGS1-HXK1-interacting protein 1: MATVAESSEPETPPPAVNLPTTTTTTAQAQPQTLDVQPFIDYAVGQALFYQKTIYDAVDSAIDVSTSRFSQIRSTSSAHFQQTLHYLDDFKSQYNTYEDLLFGKIKEGVVVAASHPVITCGATASLGFLVLKRPRRIMYYNAKRLFFSEESLISKASAEVIELRKSIDILKSEVEKMEKNALHAEEQFLHGRTKLRDAGKQIRNVIQSAYKIERRAGGLKDILGELPKREASHFRSQVSKLASEAKREKNSLAKEVSKISNYGISI, encoded by the exons ATGGCAACGGTGGCGGAATCGTCGGAACCTGAAACACCTCCTCCCGCTGTTAATCTCCCCACAACCACAACCACAACCGCCCAAGCCCAACCTCAAACCCTAGACGTACAACCGTTCATCGACTACGCTGTTGGCCAAGCCCTTTTCTACCAAAAGACCATCTACGACGCAGTCGATTCTGCAATCGACGTTTCAACATCTCGTTTTTCTCAAATCCGTTCAACTTCTTCCGCTCATTTTCAACAAACATTG CATTATTTGGATGATTTCAAGTCTCAGTATAATACTTATGAGGATCTTTTGTTTGGAAAGATCAAAG AGGGTGTAGTGGTTGCAGCTTCACATCCAGTAATTACTTGTGGAGCCACTGCTTCCTTGGGGTTTCTGGTCCTCAAAA GGCCTCGTCGGATCATGTACTACAATGCTAAGCGACTTTTTTTCAGTGAAGAG TCTTTGATTTCTAAAGCCAGTGCTGAAGTTATTGAGTTGCGGAAGTCAATTGATATTCTGAAATCTGAAGTTGAAAAGATGGAG AAGAATGCATTACATGCAGAAGAACAATTCTTACATGGAAGGACAAAACTAAG AGACGCAGGAAAGCAAATCCGAAATGTGATTCAGTCTGCATATAAAATTGAAAGACGGGCAGGAG GTTTAAAAGATATCCTTGGAGAACTCCCTAAAAGAGAAGCATCTCACTTTCGGTCACAG GTTTCCAAACTTGCTTCTGAGGCAAAGCGAGAAAAGAATTCCTTGGCCAAGGAGGTCTCTAAAATTAGCAACTATGGCATCTCCATTTGA